A window of Metabacillus sp. B2-18 contains these coding sequences:
- a CDS encoding superoxide dismutase gives MTTYTLPTLPYSFDALEPHIDQRTMEIHHGKHHQTYVNNLNAALEGKADLQSKSLEDLLSNLDAVPEQIRTAVRNNGGGHLNHSLFWEVIAPSGGNQIPTGKLADAINNAFGSFDSFKEAFTKAATTRFGSGWAWLVVDQNGNLQVTSTANQDNPIMDGQQAILGLDVWEHAYYLNYQNRRPDYISSFFNIINWDVVAEKLENAR, from the coding sequence ATGACAACTTATACTTTACCAACTTTACCTTATAGCTTTGATGCGCTTGAGCCTCATATTGATCAGCGTACAATGGAAATTCATCACGGAAAACATCATCAAACATATGTTAATAACTTAAATGCTGCACTTGAAGGAAAAGCAGACTTACAATCAAAATCATTAGAGGATCTATTAAGTAATTTAGATGCTGTTCCAGAACAAATTAGAACAGCTGTAAGAAATAATGGTGGTGGTCATTTAAATCATTCATTATTCTGGGAAGTTATTGCACCTTCAGGGGGGAACCAAATTCCTACTGGAAAATTAGCAGATGCTATTAACAATGCATTTGGAAGCTTTGATAGCTTTAAAGAAGCATTCACAAAAGCGGCAACAACGCGTTTTGGATCAGGTTGGGCTTGGTTAGTAGTTGATCAAAATGGAAACCTTCAAGTAACAAGTACAGCTAACCAAGACAACCCAATTATGGATGGTCAACAAGCTATTCTAGGGCTTGATGTTTGGGAGCACGCTTACTACTTGAACTACCAAAACAGAAGACCTGACTATATTTCAAGCTTTTTTAACATTATTAATTGGGATG